One Oceaniferula marina genomic region harbors:
- a CDS encoding DUF6584 family protein, producing MPVEKTIEKARVELDAGNVRRAKEILRSSLGNYGYSPRLFRAYADVLLALDEPAQAGRYLFFSIDILEDEHRAPVEAFLAKSSTGGYKSILMSSPSAGVSRLSELPEYSRRKLEELGAPEDLSKVYSDAGGWWVATGCALAAAAVISLSGIGLWTVIRWIIN from the coding sequence ATGCCCGTTGAGAAGACAATAGAGAAGGCGAGAGTTGAACTTGATGCGGGCAACGTCCGCCGAGCCAAAGAGATCTTGAGATCGAGCCTCGGGAACTATGGTTATTCTCCTCGGCTTTTTCGAGCATACGCAGATGTCCTTCTTGCGCTTGATGAACCCGCACAGGCGGGACGTTATCTTTTCTTTTCCATCGATATACTCGAGGACGAACATCGAGCGCCAGTTGAGGCGTTTCTCGCTAAGTCGTCGACTGGCGGATACAAGAGTATATTGATGTCGTCCCCTTCTGCAGGCGTTTCTAGACTTTCAGAGCTCCCAGAGTATTCACGACGCAAGCTTGAGGAGCTTGGTGCACCAGAGGATCTCTCAAAGGTTTACTCAGATGCCGGGGGGTGGTGGGTCGCTACTGGTTGTGCTCTCGCCGCAGCTGCCGTGATCTCTTTATCTGGCATTGGCCTCTGGACCGTCATCCGATGGATAATCAACTAA